The Methanocella arvoryzae MRE50 DNA window CGTCGATGTTTACCGTGGCTTCAGGCAGCACTACTGTGATCAGGCCTGTTGCGGAGTCAATGGCCTGTATTGCCGCAGCGGCCTGATTTCCGGCTTTCTTAGCGTCTTTGAGGATTTTCCTGATGTCGTCCCAGGAGTAGCCCCTGTCCCGGGCGCCTTTGATGACCTTGATGATCTCCTCTACCTTCTGATATTCTGCATAGATGACCTCGCCTTTCCTCGCGTTTTCCTGCTCCTCTCTCTCGAACTTCGCGATGGCATCCTGCTGCTGACGCAGGCGGCGCTCGAAGACGCCGAGCTTTTCGGCTTTCTTCTCTACGATGGCCGCCTTGGCCTCGGTCTTGATCCTGGCGCCGAAATACGCGTCTACCGCCTTGTTGAACGTCTCGAAGTAGACTTTCTCGTAGCCCTCACCCTCATACCGCTTCAGCTCGATCGGGAGGACGTCGATGTCTTTGCCGTCTTTGCGGACGATGTGGGGCTTCAGGGTGCCCACTATCAGAGGTGCGAACACCCGCTCGATGCCCCGGAGAAGCACCTGGATTTCGCTCTCCATCAGCGACTTCGCTTCCCTGCCCTTGTCAATGCCGGCGATGAGGCAGGCCTCCTCCGCGTACATGCCCCCGATGCTGGTCTGAGTGGCGAGGGTGCGGACAACGTCCTTATCCGACGCCTTAAAGAGGCGGGACAGTTCATCGACCGTCAGGCCCAGCGGGCTGAGCTGCGGGGAAGGGTACTCGTACTTCTCCCCCCGGACCACGTCCCTGTCCCTCATCTTGAGGGATTTGAGGGGCATGATGATCTTGCGCTCTGCGTCGGCGAGGATAATGTTTCCCCGGGCGAACATCTCCACGATCAGGATGTTGCCTTCTCCCGCCCTCACCGTCTCAATCTCCACGATACGGTCGAAGCCGTGCTGCCGGATCGCCGTGATCCTGCCGCCCATGGTGTACTTTCGCAGGATCATGGCAAACGCCGGCGGCAGCTTTGGCGACTCCGGCGCGTTGGCCGTGATGTGTAAGCGCTTCCCGGCCTCGGCGATAAGGTCATACTTGCCGGTCTTGAACTCCTGCAGCCGCAGGCGAATCTCGTCCGCAGAGGTCTGATACGCTTTCTCCAGCTTAGCATCTACCAGAAACTGTAACTCTTTGACCACCGCGTACACGTCTACGCTGGTCATTTCTTCTTTCACGCTTGGTTCACTCCATAGGCCTGAATAATGAGTAGAAATCGGGCTCTTTCGGCATGCTTTATGCTGGTTGCATGGTTATAAACTTTGGCATATCATGCCGGGGATATAATTATGTGAGCAGCTGCAAAGGCGGCCTAAACAAACGTACAAGAATGCTGCGCTGTGCGTTTTCTGGTTGCTTGGGTGTGATGAGACAGCAGGTCGAACGCTGCGCTGTGCAAAACCTCACAGATTCCACGGATGATTCAGAATCTGATGATTCTGCCAGATTCCACAGATTTCTATGGATAGCACAGCTTACGCTCGATTCACAGATAACCACAATAGTTGGGCTACATTTAACTGCCTGATCGATATTTGATTAATTCGAATACCCTTGCATCGCCTTTCTGTGATCTCGTGTCAGTATCTGTGGATTCTCACAGTATTCCTATATAGTATATTTATCTGTGGTATCAATCGTAATCTGTGGCATCTGTGAGGAGTAGCACAGCGCAGCGTTAGACAGCGTTCGCCCACACAGAGACAACCGGAAAACGTATAACACAGCGTACATATTACAGCCACGCTCAAAAAGTCGGATTACGTTTATTTCCCCGGTTCCCGAATACTCTCATTGGTTTTTGTGAAGTGGAACCTCATTAAACTGGGTGTGGCAGCCCTGGCTGCCGTTATCATTATTGGGGTCGTGGCGGCGCTGGTGTCGGGGTTCATGACCGCGTTCAAGCCGGACACTAACGCGACGACCAGCAGTACGACGGGCTATGCAGGAGGAGCCAGAGGCGGAGGGGGAGTGTCTTCTGCGGTAGCGACGCCTGCCGCCGGCGCTTCTCCTATGCCTGTCGCTTATGGTAGCCCCGATGGAATGCCCTACCAGGGTATGCCACCGGAGGGAGTATCCGGCATACGGCAGATGCCAGCCAGCCCCGGGACCGGCTTTGCTTCCGCCCCGGCTTCTTCCGCCATGTCCGGGCCGCAATCTGGATATGCCTCACAGCAACAGCCAGGTATGCAATACCCTTATCCGGCCGGCGCTACGCCTTCGCAGCAGACCCATCCCGGGGCTGAGGGCGAAACGGGCAGCAGTATTAGTAATAATCGTATTAGTAGTAATAGTAATAATATTAGTATTAGTAGTAATCAACCGTTCTCTGCTACGTCGTCGCCCGTGACCTTTTTGGGAGGCCGGACAGGATCGTGGTTTAACGCAGGCCTGTCTGCAGACGTAAGTGCTCCGGGCGTATCGACGCCTCTGCCGGGACAGGGGCAGGAACAGGGGCAGCGGCAGCAGCAGTCGCCGGTCTTCATACCGCCGGCATCCTCGGGCGCCGGAACTCCGGCCGTTTCTGAAGAGCAGCTTTCCCCGTACGAGGCCGGATGGCGGCAGGTCCTGTTGAGGCTGCTGGAAGTGCTTCCGCTGATGTTTCCGGGATATTTCCCGGGGCTCCAGTGGTATACTGTTTCCTCTGCCTATTAGCGGGCCTCCAGATCGCTCAATTTTTGCACGATGCCAGTGTGTCCCCTGCCGCCTCGCACGTTGTATGCTGCCAGCATGTCCGCATGCTGGGCAGACTTTAGGCTGGCGACAAATAACGGCATAAGCGGAGGCAGTTTCGCCGAATACGCGGTTTACTTTTGAAATGTCATTACTATTTTTCCTGGCCCCGATTATTTTCGCAAAGGATTAGCAAAAGATTTGATATAGTCCCGTTACATTGATATCGTTTGTAGCACGAGACTGCGCCTTGCGCAGATGACTGCTGCACAGGTGGAGGCCTGTAGTGATAGGATCTTCCTTATCGGAAGTCTACAGCTACACTAATCCATCTCCAACACCCACCTCAACACCCACCTCAACACCCACCTCAATACCCACCTCAATACCCACCTAAACCTATACCGCCATGAACGTGACGAACCGCAGGGAAACGGCTCAATGCTAATCACATTACTGGTGCTGATAGTCAAACCGTAAATCCCAGTTCGCGGGGACTCCGGTCATGGCGTATAGGTGAGGAGAAACCTTTTTGAAGATTTTCGATCTGTCGAGAGTGAATTCCGTCAGGTTTATGATTAGATTAGCCGATAGATGGTCTGGTCAGATGAAAGGTAAAAGCAAAAAAGGACGTGATCAGCGATCGTTCAACGTGGACCTCGCCAACCAGCGCATCGAGAGGCTGTTCGAGATGGCTGCCGAAGTCTATCCCGAAAGGCCCGACCTTGCCGACCGCTACGTTGACATAGCCCGCAGGATCAGCATGCGCCACAGGGTCAGCATCCCCCGTGAGCTGAAGAGGAACGTGTGTAAAGACTGCTATGCATACCTCCGCCCCGGCTCAAACGCCCGCGTCAGGGCAGACGGCCACAACGTCGTCATCACCTGCCTCAAATGCGGTGGCGTGAGACGCTACCCTTATAAATAGCAATATCAGCCTCCCACACACCGATTTTTATCACGATAGCATGGCCTACATGCCTTACCATAATGTACTGGTTTTACCACAGAGGTTCACAGAGTACTGGTTTTACCACAGAGGCTCACAGAGATTTGGTTTACCACAGAGGCACAGAGGTGCACAGAGATTTATTTGGTATAGGGGGCGTGCCCATATCTTTCTGTTAACATATAGGTCGGTCTACGTGTGTCAGGTCTATTGAGTTGATACTACAGAAATATTTCTGCACTATCCGTCTTTAAAATAGAAAATTGCTCTGTGCGTCTCTGTGTTTCTCTGTGCCTCTGTGGTAAGCTGTTCTCTGTGCGTCTCTGTGTTTCTCTGTGCCTCTGTGGTAATTTATTCACTATGAATCGCTGTGCATCTCTCTGGTGAATAATTACTGGACAGAGTATCTCTTGCTTATAAAATGAGTGTGAGAGCCGGCGGTGTAGGCCGGCTCATATATTGTTTGTTCTGTCGTTCTGTCGTTCGGAGGGTTTCCCAACCTTTTACTTCAGTTGTGGTTTGGCTTATTTATTTAGCGGGCAACCGTTGTGGGGGCACTTGCTGCCTGGGGCATGGTTGCGCCAGTTGCGCCGGCTGCGCCGGCGGGTGCCTGGGACATGCCGGCAGTCAGGCCGCCGATGCCTGCGGGTATGCCGCCTGCTGCTGCCATGCCGGTCGGCGGGCAGATGTTGGCTGCTGCCGGAGCCGGGCCAGGGGCCGGTGCTGCTGCTGCGGGCGGGCAAGCGGGTGCTGCCGGGGCTGCACAGCCGAGGGGCACGGTGTAGACCTGCGGGATCTTAGTGCAGACGGGCACCGAAGTCTGGACGGGCACCGTCACCGGCACAGTCGTCGTGGACTGGGCGCAGGTTGTGACCGGGACATTTACCGTCTCGGGTACGACGACAGTCCTGGGCACCTGGACCGGCACGCAGGACTGCACCGGAACCGTGATGGGTACTTCCTGGGGCACGGTTGTGGTCGTGATGGTCGGAACCTGAGTCGTGACTGGGATATTGCACGCGATCGTCGCTACGCAGTCCTGAGGCTCACCGTATGAGACGGCGCCGCAGGCGCCTGCGCCGAGTCCGCCAAGTCCGTATCCGCCAAGTCCGTATCCGCCCAGTCCTGCGCCAATTCCGCATCCGCCGAGGCCGCAGCCCAGCATTGCGCTGGCGGGCGTGGCTATCAGCGCTGCCGTAAGCAGCACGATTGCCGCTGCATATATTTTGTATACCATTTTCATAACTACACTCCCTTTTCCTTCGATCACCACATCTGGTCGAGGTCTGATAAAAGTTGTCAGTTAAAAAAGATGTTCAGAGGGCTCAATTGAAGAAAATATAGCAAAATAGCCTTTACATTTGCAAAAGGGGGTGTTATAATGCTCTAAACCTCTAACAGGCTGATATTATTATTTAAATCATTGAAAATGGGCTAAAATGGCCGTCAGCCTTGATCGCAGACAACAGTGTGGGGTAATATGCTTCACCGCAGTGTCGTGTAACCCGTCGTAGCAGCGCAGTAGTGGCTCCAGTTTCTTTCCGGCCGTCAGGCCGGCGGCAAAAGTGATATTATTATTAGGCGCATTTGTGGTATGGAGTGATTTTTGTATGGGAGTCGATTTGGGCGGCCTTGTGGAGCCGAGGGAGATCGAGCTGAAAGAGCTGAATAACCGCACGGTGGCGGTCGACGCCTATAATACGCTCTACCAGTTTTTAAGCATCATCCGCCAGCAGGACGGGGCTCCGCTCGCGGATGACCGGGGTAATGTAACGTCTCACCTATCGGGCATCATCTACCGTGTGACTAACCTTGTCGAGGAGGGCATGAAGCCGGTCTTCGTGTTCGACGGGAAGCCCCCGTCGTTCAAGGCGGAGACGATCAAGGCCCGGGCGGAGGTACGGGAGGCGGCGAGGCAGATGTACGAGGCGGCGAAGGCTGCCGGAAGTGCGGAGGCCTATAAATACGCGCAGGCTTCTACCAGCATCAACCGGCAGATCGTGGACGACGCGAAAGTCCTTTTGGGCTATATGGGCATTCCCTTTATAGTGGCTCCCTCCGAGGGCGAGGCTCAGGCCGCTTACATGGTCTCCAGGGGCGCCGCGGACTACGTGGGCTCCCAGGATTACGATTCCCTCCTGTTCGGAGCGCCCCGGGTCGTCAGGAACATCGCCATCACGGGCAAGCGGAAGGTGCCCAGGAAAAATATCTACATGGATGTCAAGCCGGAGGTTATCGAGCTTCAGGAAGTGCTCGCCACTCTCGGCCTCACCCGTGAGGAACTGATCGACATGGCCATCCTCGTCGGCACGGACTATAATCCCGGCATCTTCAAGGTCGGGCCCAAGACTGCCCTTAAGCTCGTGAAAAAGCACGGTGACAATATGCCCGCAATCCTGGA harbors:
- the rqcH gene encoding ribosome rescue protein RqcH, whose amino-acid sequence is MKEEMTSVDVYAVVKELQFLVDAKLEKAYQTSADEIRLRLQEFKTGKYDLIAEAGKRLHITANAPESPKLPPAFAMILRKYTMGGRITAIRQHGFDRIVEIETVRAGEGNILIVEMFARGNIILADAERKIIMPLKSLKMRDRDVVRGEKYEYPSPQLSPLGLTVDELSRLFKASDKDVVRTLATQTSIGGMYAEEACLIAGIDKGREAKSLMESEIQVLLRGIERVFAPLIVGTLKPHIVRKDGKDIDVLPIELKRYEGEGYEKVYFETFNKAVDAYFGARIKTEAKAAIVEKKAEKLGVFERRLRQQQDAIAKFEREEQENARKGEVIYAEYQKVEEIIKVIKGARDRGYSWDDIRKILKDAKKAGNQAAAAIQAIDSATGLITVVLPEATVNIDVKLTVPQNAQAYYDKVKKVQAKKEGALKAIEETRKAMAKAQPKVAEPGKPVQKKVSAKPRKPKWYDRFRWFFTSDGFLVVAGRDADTNEEIVKKYMEKNDVFFHAQAHGAPITVLKTAGKPVTEQALAEVAQFAVSYSSVWKAGQFSGDCYWVKPEQVSKTPEPGEYVAKGAFIVRGERNYVKDVQVRAAIGIRFDEQGCYVIGGPVKSVKARAKYVVVIEPGDFNQGDAAKKIYRYLIDHASEEDGKAIRQAASPDKIMMFMPPGETRISGQ
- a CDS encoding ribonuclease P protein component 4; amino-acid sequence: MKGKSKKGRDQRSFNVDLANQRIERLFEMAAEVYPERPDLADRYVDIARRISMRHRVSIPRELKRNVCKDCYAYLRPGSNARVRADGHNVVITCLKCGGVRRYPYK
- the fen gene encoding flap endonuclease-1 codes for the protein MGVDLGGLVEPREIELKELNNRTVAVDAYNTLYQFLSIIRQQDGAPLADDRGNVTSHLSGIIYRVTNLVEEGMKPVFVFDGKPPSFKAETIKARAEVREAARQMYEAAKAAGSAEAYKYAQASTSINRQIVDDAKVLLGYMGIPFIVAPSEGEAQAAYMVSRGAADYVGSQDYDSLLFGAPRVVRNIAITGKRKVPRKNIYMDVKPEVIELQEVLATLGLTREELIDMAILVGTDYNPGIFKVGPKTALKLVKKHGDNMPAILDELGQTIENWEAIKEFFLHPTVTDDYQVKWGKPEPAKIKEFLCEEHSFSVDRVDKVLERLTTAVSETTKQKTLSSWF